A single window of Chloracidobacterium thermophilum B DNA harbors:
- a CDS encoding LIC_10190 family membrane protein, whose amino-acid sequence MLLTLAIWTLMIVLAGLIGRVCLSKVVFSSTSEQFTISLWFGVGVLSNLWLSTAFLLPLAPWVAALTAVILLLWLQRVKPAHRRLSEWGKRRLSAAAGLSALALLAAAAVAVSPVTLVDTGIYHYPAMRWLAEYGVVKGTALLDVQLGYASSWFALFAPCVHDGLKTRAAGLSGGFALALWLIGAGLAGWRLYRGTGRPGDWFFVWATTLGVGALSTVEGLLASSSPDVPTAALIIVVLWMMLDCEALPLPARRGRDWAVAALAGMAAAIKLTAVPLLLLSGWLVWRSAARRRWTALIAFVALESVALLPVTLARVLTSGCPFFPSKLLALPVAWRYEMNPWQYSTGIPRSLTTVIRDQARWDWGALAVARYSTGPLNGWLDWHWLPGWPTHEPVAAGLLAGSGLATLVCLVRWQTVPASWRWALGTGWLGSLYVLLQAPSLRFGVGYFVVPLALGLAQLSRTFPRWSPLLVWSVELCLLPFPSQLPLVRPPRLTPVPVVLTDVNGMKLYQPVPRPGIFPRCGDSPLPCGSNIDPTVRLSDPRRGVAAGFIRGPVPEREAF is encoded by the coding sequence ATGCTGCTTACCCTTGCCATCTGGACACTCATGATTGTGCTGGCGGGCCTGATCGGGCGGGTCTGCCTCTCCAAGGTTGTCTTTTCCAGCACGTCTGAGCAGTTCACGATCAGCCTGTGGTTTGGGGTCGGGGTGTTGTCCAACCTGTGGTTAAGCACGGCCTTCCTGCTCCCACTCGCGCCCTGGGTCGCCGCCCTGACGGCTGTCATTCTGCTCCTGTGGCTACAGCGGGTGAAGCCAGCCCATCGCCGTCTGTCCGAGTGGGGGAAGCGGCGTCTGTCGGCGGCAGCCGGACTGTCTGCACTGGCCCTGCTGGCAGCGGCGGCGGTTGCCGTTTCTCCCGTCACACTGGTGGACACCGGGATTTACCACTACCCCGCGATGCGCTGGTTGGCCGAGTATGGCGTGGTGAAAGGCACGGCCCTGCTCGATGTGCAACTGGGCTATGCCTCGTCGTGGTTTGCCCTCTTTGCGCCCTGTGTGCACGACGGCCTGAAAACACGCGCGGCGGGGCTGTCCGGTGGTTTTGCTCTGGCGCTGTGGTTGATCGGGGCTGGACTGGCCGGCTGGCGGCTGTATCGCGGAACCGGCCGCCCTGGCGACTGGTTTTTCGTCTGGGCCACGACGCTGGGGGTTGGGGCGCTCAGCACGGTGGAAGGACTGCTGGCATCTTCATCGCCGGATGTGCCGACGGCGGCCCTCATCATCGTTGTGCTGTGGATGATGCTCGACTGCGAAGCCCTGCCGCTGCCCGCCCGCCGGGGCCGGGACTGGGCAGTGGCCGCCCTGGCTGGAATGGCGGCTGCCATCAAGCTGACGGCCGTCCCGTTGCTGCTGCTGTCCGGCTGGCTGGTGTGGAGGTCGGCCGCCCGCCGCCGGTGGACGGCGCTCATTGCCTTCGTTGCCCTTGAAAGTGTGGCGCTTCTGCCGGTGACGCTGGCGCGGGTGCTGACTTCCGGCTGTCCCTTCTTTCCCTCGAAGCTGCTGGCGCTGCCGGTGGCGTGGCGCTATGAGATGAATCCGTGGCAGTACTCGACCGGCATCCCCCGGTCACTGACCACGGTGATTCGTGATCAGGCGCGCTGGGACTGGGGAGCTTTGGCCGTGGCCCGCTACAGTACAGGTCCGCTCAACGGCTGGTTGGACTGGCACTGGCTTCCAGGTTGGCCGACGCACGAACCCGTCGCCGCCGGGTTGCTGGCCGGGAGCGGTCTGGCGACACTGGTCTGTCTGGTGCGGTGGCAGACCGTGCCTGCGAGTTGGCGGTGGGCGCTGGGAACCGGGTGGCTCGGAAGTCTCTATGTACTGCTTCAGGCTCCGTCGCTGCGGTTTGGTGTCGGCTACTTCGTCGTCCCGCTGGCATTGGGGCTGGCGCAGCTTTCGAGGACGTTCCCCCGGTGGTCTCCGCTCCTGGTCTGGAGTGTGGAGCTATGCCTGCTCCCCTTTCCTTCGCAGTTGCCGCTGGTGCGTCCGCCGCGTCTGACGCCGGTTCCGGTTGTCCTCACTGATGTCAACGGCATGAAGCTCTACCAGCCGGTGCCCCGGCCAGGCATCTTTCCGCGCTGTGGTGACAGTCCGCTCCCGTGTGGCTCGAACATTGATCCCACCGTCCGCCTGAGCGATCCCCGGCGCGGCGTTGCGGCCGGTTTCATCCGGGGGCCGGTGCCGGAAAGGGAAGCCTTCTGA
- a CDS encoding DMT family transporter encodes MAAMTLHRWALLGLIVANAIWGSTFVVAQDVTNPAHPGSLAPMRYIMVRFGLAVGLMLLVWGGRLRRLPSRTLLHGLWLGVFLGLGYVLQAQGLAWSGSPSKAAFITGSSVLLVPLFGVWFGKQRPTAANLLGLMVAFIGFTLLCFPDDASRGWRWSDAVSFGCTVPFAVHIVLMERYAGQSDVDSLNLVQLGVSVLVAVAGWLAVAGWVQLALPLPDVLTPELRPLSLTANQVWELLYLVMFGTILCYRLQTWAQRHVSATQTALTLTLEPVFAALIAFLAGVERLGPRELVGGLLTIAGVVISEVLAGTKKT; translated from the coding sequence ATGGCAGCCATGACGCTGCACCGCTGGGCGCTGCTGGGGCTGATCGTGGCGAATGCGATCTGGGGCAGCACATTCGTTGTGGCGCAGGATGTTACCAATCCGGCACATCCCGGCAGTCTCGCGCCCATGCGCTACATCATGGTGCGGTTCGGGCTGGCCGTGGGGCTGATGTTGCTGGTGTGGGGCGGGCGATTGCGGCGGCTGCCGTCGCGGACACTGCTTCATGGGCTGTGGCTCGGCGTCTTTCTGGGGCTGGGCTACGTCCTGCAGGCGCAGGGGCTGGCCTGGAGCGGTAGTCCCTCCAAAGCGGCATTTATCACCGGGTCCAGTGTGTTGCTCGTTCCGCTGTTCGGAGTGTGGTTTGGAAAGCAGCGTCCGACGGCTGCGAATCTACTCGGCCTGATGGTGGCGTTCATCGGTTTTACCCTGCTGTGCTTTCCCGATGATGCGTCCCGTGGCTGGCGTTGGAGTGATGCTGTGTCGTTCGGATGCACCGTCCCGTTTGCTGTTCACATCGTCCTGATGGAGCGTTATGCCGGGCAGTCGGATGTGGACAGCCTCAACCTCGTGCAGCTCGGTGTCTCCGTGCTCGTGGCCGTAGCCGGATGGCTGGCGGTGGCCGGCTGGGTGCAACTTGCCCTGCCGCTGCCGGATGTACTGACCCCGGAACTGCGGCCGTTGTCCCTGACGGCCAACCAGGTGTGGGAACTGCTCTACCTGGTCATGTTTGGAACGATTCTCTGCTATCGCCTGCAAACCTGGGCGCAGCGGCATGTTTCCGCGACGCAGACGGCCCTGACATTGACGCTCGAACCGGTTTTTGCCGCGCTTATCGCCTTTTTGGCCGGCGTTGAACGACTTGGCCCCCGTGAACTGGTCGGCGGCCTGCTGACCATTGCTGGAGTCGTGATTTCCGAAGTCCTGGCCGGAACCAAAAAGACTTGA
- the rpmG gene encoding 50S ribosomal protein L33, with protein sequence MAKASKRINIKLQSSASSHCYYTEKNKQNTSERLVLKKYDPIVRRHVEYKESK encoded by the coding sequence ATGGCAAAGGCAAGCAAGCGCATCAACATCAAGTTGCAGAGTTCAGCCAGTTCACATTGCTACTACACGGAAAAGAACAAGCAGAACACCAGTGAGCGTCTCGTGCTGAAAAAGTATGACCCCATTGTGCGGCGGCACGTGGAGTACAAAGAGTCCAAGTAG
- a CDS encoding STAS domain-containing protein, with protein MKSSESDSGAGRPIARRPTRYRLEKKVNGVCVLEVVGRLAPSTAQEELTTRVDDLIASGHTNFLIDLRGVSYISSTGVGALIECYHHAERAGGKLKLLNPSQAVRQILTVSKLDSVFDIWTDEEAAIRSFGTTGTETAHPEEDDPPTLVPEAVKRPSAAASAPATSAASTPKASPAAPETPDVKPAPAAPQPRIVKAADAPPLKKSRSRRAKPSSS; from the coding sequence ATGAAATCTTCTGAAAGCGACAGCGGAGCAGGACGCCCGATTGCCCGGCGTCCGACACGTTACCGTCTGGAAAAAAAGGTCAACGGTGTGTGTGTCCTGGAAGTCGTGGGACGCCTTGCCCCCAGTACGGCGCAGGAAGAACTGACCACGCGCGTGGATGACCTCATTGCCTCCGGCCACACCAACTTTCTCATTGACCTGCGTGGCGTGAGCTACATCAGCAGCACCGGCGTTGGGGCACTCATCGAGTGCTATCACCATGCGGAACGCGCCGGTGGCAAGCTCAAACTGCTCAATCCATCGCAGGCTGTGCGGCAAATTCTCACCGTTTCCAAGCTGGACAGCGTGTTTGACATCTGGACGGACGAGGAAGCCGCCATCCGCAGCTTTGGAACAACTGGCACTGAGACTGCGCACCCGGAGGAAGACGACCCGCCGACGCTTGTCCCTGAAGCTGTCAAACGTCCTTCTGCTGCCGCTTCCGCGCCGGCGACGTCAGCCGCTTCTACCCCCAAGGCGTCTCCGGCAGCACCGGAGACGCCAGATGTCAAACCGGCACCGGCGGCTCCCCAACCACGGATTGTCAAGGCCGCTGATGCCCCGCCACTGAAGAAAAGCCGTTCACGGCGCGCCAAGCCTTCCTCTTCCTAG
- a CDS encoding dehydrogenase-like protein, which translates to MKRPVQDPRTGRFTYAETPVPRLAPGGAVIRVSQCLLHAAATLAANERPAASEARTGTETTALAPAAKPGLVRRVWSSFRQAGFKKAYETFVTRKVTLFSIEHGGVGVITAVAPRSGFQIGQRVAWVGYGQDLPGPLVFVATNRLVAIPEDVPDDLALLALPGGIAWRAVEAAEVRLGLPVGVGGQNLAGRLARGLCQLAGADLCDLNAAPPRAQRLPVLIVTDTAAAERLTPWLSSLAQPQARLIASLPMLPEAAWAACRAQEMQIQFTWFGGRGEQDPLATAASPLPAMESFLRFVTALPPPGRPDIERHDFDAIDAAVREMLRTDAAPGRAVAVTYPATVEGSPTVRFDVGVARPKLSGMVGLAVIADTGQEALRELIPSRQVRVTGVVAPTPEKARQLVKAFDAEYGTNDVSPLGSDGKTDVVLLGRTGDAFRLACEVLQGRLPLFLTQLPADEESELEEVFRLAMAQDVPLMIGFARLTTPAFAELKRLYTNAPSWLRYDFHATCPAPSAEATFRLAEAILLAMSFTDSVPERLYAQEVSYERLTTLALTLALADGSSVHISATFGAESPRERLAVQTPAGYLEREDLTPSPASQRACFEGFLRDLAEGRAPTFPVIRLQQAVRTALRSRDSLAFGTVIGLSAAG; encoded by the coding sequence ATGAAACGACCAGTTCAGGACCCCCGCACGGGGCGCTTCACCTATGCTGAAACCCCTGTCCCACGTCTGGCGCCGGGCGGCGCGGTGATTCGCGTCAGCCAGTGCCTGCTGCACGCCGCCGCGACGCTGGCGGCAAATGAAAGGCCGGCCGCGTCTGAAGCGCGCACCGGCACGGAAACGACGGCGCTGGCGCCGGCAGCCAAGCCTGGACTCGTCCGTCGGGTGTGGTCTTCCTTTCGGCAGGCAGGCTTCAAAAAGGCTTACGAAACCTTCGTCACGCGCAAGGTGACGCTCTTCAGCATCGAGCACGGCGGCGTCGGCGTCATCACGGCCGTTGCACCCCGCAGTGGCTTCCAGATTGGACAGCGGGTGGCCTGGGTTGGCTACGGGCAGGACCTTCCGGGCCCGCTGGTTTTTGTCGCCACGAACCGCCTGGTGGCCATCCCGGAAGACGTGCCCGACGATCTGGCACTGCTGGCGCTTCCGGGCGGCATTGCCTGGCGGGCCGTTGAGGCGGCTGAAGTGCGTCTGGGACTGCCGGTAGGCGTCGGCGGGCAAAACCTGGCCGGACGACTGGCGCGTGGGCTGTGCCAGCTTGCCGGAGCCGACCTCTGTGACCTGAACGCCGCGCCGCCCCGTGCGCAACGCCTCCCGGTGTTGATTGTCACCGACACAGCCGCCGCCGAACGCCTGACGCCGTGGCTTTCCAGTCTGGCCCAGCCACAGGCGCGCCTGATTGCCAGCCTGCCGATGCTGCCCGAAGCGGCCTGGGCCGCCTGTCGCGCCCAGGAAATGCAGATACAGTTTACCTGGTTTGGCGGACGCGGTGAGCAGGACCCGCTGGCGACGGCAGCCTCACCTCTTCCAGCCATGGAGTCCTTTCTGCGTTTTGTGACGGCACTGCCTCCGCCGGGACGCCCGGACATCGAGCGCCATGACTTCGATGCCATTGATGCCGCCGTACGGGAGATGCTCCGCACCGACGCCGCGCCGGGCCGGGCCGTGGCCGTCACCTATCCGGCCACGGTTGAGGGAAGTCCAACCGTCCGGTTCGATGTCGGCGTTGCGCGCCCCAAACTCAGCGGCATGGTCGGGCTGGCCGTGATTGCCGACACCGGACAGGAGGCGCTGCGGGAACTCATCCCTTCCAGACAGGTTCGCGTGACGGGCGTTGTGGCACCCACCCCGGAAAAGGCACGGCAGCTTGTGAAAGCCTTCGATGCCGAATACGGCACGAATGACGTGTCGCCCCTGGGTTCTGACGGCAAAACCGACGTGGTGCTGTTGGGACGCACCGGAGACGCCTTTCGTCTTGCCTGTGAGGTTTTGCAGGGTCGGCTGCCGCTTTTTCTGACCCAGTTGCCTGCGGATGAGGAAAGCGAACTGGAGGAAGTGTTCCGGCTGGCCATGGCGCAGGACGTACCGCTGATGATTGGCTTTGCCCGGCTGACGACGCCGGCTTTTGCCGAATTGAAACGGCTGTACACAAATGCTCCGTCCTGGCTGCGGTATGACTTCCACGCCACCTGCCCGGCACCTTCTGCCGAGGCGACATTCCGGCTGGCTGAAGCCATTCTGCTGGCGATGAGCTTCACCGACAGCGTCCCGGAGCGGCTCTATGCTCAGGAAGTCAGTTATGAACGCCTGACGACGCTTGCCCTGACGCTGGCACTCGCCGACGGGAGCAGCGTTCACATCAGCGCCACGTTCGGGGCAGAAAGCCCGCGTGAACGGCTGGCCGTCCAAACACCGGCTGGCTACCTTGAGCGCGAAGACCTTACGCCGTCACCTGCCAGCCAGCGGGCTTGTTTCGAGGGTTTTCTCCGGGACTTGGCCGAGGGGCGGGCCCCCACCTTCCCAGTCATCCGCCTGCAGCAGGCCGTCCGAACGGCGCTGCGCAGCCGCGACTCCCTGGCCTTTGGCACGGTCATCGGCCTGTCGGCGGCAGGTTAG
- a CDS encoding putative quinol monooxygenase encodes MTPDGPVAIMVRLTARPGCEDKVWGAVSALIEPIRQHPHCLYYDFHVRADDPASFVSYEVWTSLENFRTHLASPFIAALQESARELLEHPLAYDILYSVRPARAGETVPFAEGTEPS; translated from the coding sequence ATGACACCCGACGGCCCGGTTGCCATCATGGTGCGGCTTACGGCTCGCCCAGGCTGTGAGGATAAGGTCTGGGGTGCGGTCAGCGCGCTCATCGAACCCATCCGCCAGCATCCTCACTGCCTCTACTATGACTTCCACGTGCGGGCTGATGACCCAGCCAGTTTTGTGTCCTATGAAGTGTGGACCAGCTTGGAAAACTTCCGTACCCACCTTGCCTCTCCCTTCATCGCTGCCCTCCAGGAATCGGCCCGGGAACTGCTTGAACATCCACTTGCCTACGACATCCTGTACAGCGTCAGGCCGGCCAGGGCGGGTGAGACCGTTCCTTTCGCAGAAGGAACCGAGCCGTCGTGA
- a CDS encoding acyl-CoA dehydrogenase encodes MSAAAPVPVASPVPALTTLSEDERMFRDSVADFARERIRPHVARMDEEGVFEPALLKQCFELGLMGIEIPVEYEGSGGTFFMATLAVEELGKVDASAAVIVDVQNTLVNNALLRWGTPEQKRQYLPKLATNMLASYALSEAGSGSDAFALSCRAVDKGDFWELTGRKLWITNAAEAGLFIVFATVNPEAGYKGITAFLVERDMPGFSVGKKENKLGIRASSTCELILENCRVPKSNVLGEVGKGYKVAIETLNEGRIGIGAQMVGVAAGALEHGIRYAKERVQFGKRIADFQAIQHQIAELATHIEAARLMVYNAARLRDAGQPFVKEAAMTKWFASQVAESVTSQVVEIFGGYGFTKEYPVEKYFRDSKIGKIYEGTSFMQLNTIAKLLLAD; translated from the coding sequence ATGTCTGCTGCTGCACCTGTTCCGGTGGCGTCACCTGTCCCCGCGCTGACCACCCTTTCCGAAGATGAGCGCATGTTTCGTGACAGTGTTGCCGATTTTGCCCGTGAACGCATCCGTCCGCATGTGGCCCGCATGGATGAAGAAGGCGTCTTTGAACCTGCGCTTCTCAAGCAGTGTTTTGAACTGGGTCTGATGGGCATTGAGATTCCGGTCGAGTACGAAGGGTCGGGCGGAACGTTTTTCATGGCCACGCTCGCTGTTGAGGAACTGGGCAAGGTGGACGCCTCGGCGGCGGTCATCGTGGATGTCCAGAACACGCTCGTCAACAATGCGCTGCTACGCTGGGGAACGCCGGAGCAGAAAAGGCAATACCTGCCCAAACTGGCTACAAACATGCTGGCCTCGTATGCCCTTTCTGAAGCCGGTTCCGGCAGCGATGCCTTTGCCCTGAGCTGCCGCGCCGTGGACAAGGGTGACTTCTGGGAACTCACCGGACGCAAGCTCTGGATTACGAATGCCGCCGAAGCCGGGCTGTTCATTGTCTTTGCGACGGTCAACCCGGAAGCTGGCTACAAAGGCATCACGGCCTTTCTGGTCGAACGCGACATGCCGGGCTTTTCCGTCGGCAAGAAGGAAAACAAGCTGGGCATCCGGGCGTCCTCGACCTGTGAGCTGATTCTGGAAAACTGCCGCGTGCCAAAGTCAAATGTTCTGGGAGAGGTTGGCAAGGGCTACAAGGTCGCCATCGAAACGTTGAACGAAGGGCGAATTGGCATCGGTGCGCAAATGGTTGGTGTAGCTGCCGGCGCGCTGGAGCACGGCATCCGCTATGCCAAGGAGCGGGTGCAGTTTGGCAAACGCATTGCCGATTTTCAGGCCATTCAGCACCAGATTGCCGAACTGGCCACGCACATCGAGGCTGCGCGCCTGATGGTGTACAATGCTGCCCGCCTGCGGGATGCCGGACAGCCCTTCGTCAAGGAAGCCGCCATGACGAAATGGTTTGCGTCACAGGTGGCGGAGAGTGTCACTTCCCAGGTCGTCGAAATTTTCGGCGGCTACGGCTTCACCAAAGAGTATCCGGTCGAAAAATACTTCCGCGACTCCAAGATCGGAAAGATTTACGAGGGCACATCGTTTATGCAGCTCAACACGATTGCCAAGCTGCTGCTCGCCGACTGA
- a CDS encoding NAD(P)/FAD-dependent oxidoreductase has translation MDSGARSDLLIVGGGPAGIAAALWGKRLGLDPLLLEAGSQLGGQLLRSYNQSVDCPGFYGLVGTDIAERLTIHLIREGIRFRTNALVTQVDCAARKVVVNETETLTGRALVLALGVRKRRLGIPGEREFAGRGVSTSATRDKGRYAGREVIIVGGGDGAFEESLILDEAGCRVTLVHRSGTFRARPLYRDRVLTHPRIRVMTHTRLLAIEGSQQVERVIVERSAPGEAPRQQVIPVSGVFLALGVVPATEPVAGQVERDAEGYLITDRHGATSCPGVWACGDTTRPLLSSLSTAFGDGATVAKAAFDWLMAQKQ, from the coding sequence ATGGATAGCGGTGCACGGTCTGACCTGCTGATTGTGGGCGGTGGCCCGGCCGGCATTGCCGCCGCCCTGTGGGGCAAGCGGCTGGGGCTGGACCCGCTGCTGCTGGAAGCCGGTTCCCAACTGGGCGGGCAGTTGCTGCGCAGCTACAACCAGTCGGTGGACTGTCCGGGATTTTACGGACTCGTTGGCACGGACATTGCCGAGCGGCTGACAATTCACCTCATACGCGAAGGCATACGTTTTCGGACAAATGCCTTGGTGACGCAGGTGGATTGTGCCGCCCGGAAGGTCGTCGTCAATGAGACGGAAACCCTCACCGGACGCGCTCTGGTGCTGGCGCTTGGCGTCCGCAAGCGCCGGTTGGGCATCCCCGGCGAGCGCGAGTTTGCCGGCCGCGGGGTGAGTACCTCAGCCACCCGCGACAAGGGGCGCTACGCCGGCCGGGAAGTCATCATTGTCGGCGGCGGGGACGGTGCATTTGAAGAGTCCCTCATCCTCGATGAAGCCGGTTGTCGGGTGACACTCGTGCATCGCTCCGGGACGTTTCGGGCGCGTCCTCTCTACCGCGATCGCGTGTTGACGCATCCACGGATTCGCGTCATGACGCACACGCGGCTGCTTGCCATTGAGGGAAGCCAACAGGTTGAGCGCGTCATCGTGGAGCGCAGCGCACCGGGTGAAGCCCCGCGTCAGCAGGTCATCCCGGTGTCTGGCGTCTTTCTGGCGCTGGGAGTTGTGCCGGCGACCGAACCCGTTGCCGGCCAGGTAGAGCGTGACGCCGAAGGCTATCTCATCACGGACCGCCACGGGGCAACCTCCTGTCCCGGCGTCTGGGCCTGTGGCGATACAACGCGACCGCTGCTGTCGAGCCTTTCGACGGCTTTCGGTGACGGCGCTACTGTGGCCAAAGCCGCTTTTGACTGGCTTATGGCACAAAAGCAGTAG